Proteins found in one Cyprinus carpio isolate SPL01 chromosome B10, ASM1834038v1, whole genome shotgun sequence genomic segment:
- the thap12a gene encoding THAP domain containing 12a isoform X5, producing the protein MCKKWVENCSRSDLKDKTPDHLNKYHRLCARHFEPNLITKTSPFRTVLKDNAIPTIFDNPSLKRSNNEQTENMDAPEAKKSKADSQSEPAKDNSEATTKEISETKNGDGVDRSPQVIDEETLNKEYLKSLFDVVVMMGTQNIPLHGHSDKEPRSKSFTPSNFQALLEYRINAGDEFLRKKFEGSPVNLEYCSSTQLQQMLEVIENCVREELMAEVKEGRFFSLVVDNLVEIGGESRLPLFIRFVDKTNWLREEFVGFLPFEGDVEAITKRLIGEVTEKCGLDMQYCRGQAYLCSGVSAMKVKAVVARIAELHPLAVLTPCSSCSLNICLANTMTFTGVHLVMSTLKKLDVFFSKSPLLQNQLESAISIYYQGNEEKANVLKGACYSKWTEQHDTFEVAVDLLESLLLCMDSIHDNEDHKWSDEVAHNAFVISEALADFEFVMTLVVLKNTLSFSRAFGKNLQGQTNEVFFASSSLTAVLHSLNEVYENIEVYHEFWFEEAVNLAAALEIPVKVPRLYFRKRPTSGEEIQPEIYYKEQVTLPVVSHAIKELSDLFSENHLKALKSLSLVPAIMGQLKFNTAEETSVDIYKDDLLNPDTFPAELHCWKIKWKHGTKDVVLPSTIYETLQLSDVKFFPNVCALLKVLYNLPVFALTNDKCSTAKQRLTAYLEDTPVHHRNKSMALFYINCAIKHDLDSMVEKYLKMYPDSEPSENRD; encoded by the exons AT GTGTAAGAAATGGGTGGAAAACTGCAGTCGCTCAGACCTTAAAGACAAAACACCGGACCATCTGAACAAATACCACAGACTGTGTGCCAGACACTTTGAACCTAACTTGATAACCAAAACC AGCCCTTTCAGGACTGTACTGAAGGATAATGCGATACCAACCATATTTGACAATCCTTCCCTCAAACGGTCGAATAATGAG CAGACAGAAAATATGGATGCCCCTGAAGCGAAGAAGAGTAAAG cgGACTCCCAAAGTGAGCCAGCGAAAGATAATAGTGAGGCAACAACCAAAGAGATCAGTGAGACCAAAAATGGTGATGGGGTTGACCGCAGCCCTCAGGTCATTGATGAGGAAACGCTGAATAAAGAGTATCTCAAGTCTTTGTTTGATGTTGTCGTGATGATGGGAACGCAGAACATCCCTCTGCATGGGCACTCCGACAAAGAACCCAGAAGCAAAAGCTTCACTCCCAGCAACTTCCAGGCACTGTTGGAGTACCGCATCAACGCAGGTGATGAATTTCTCAGAAAGAAGTTTGAGGGGTCACCCGTAAACCTCGAGTATTGCTCCTCTACTCAATTGCAGCAGATGCTGGAAGTGATCGAAAACTGTGTTCGTGAAGAGTTGATGGCTGAAGTTAAAGAAGGACGCTTCTTCTCATTGGTTGTAGACAACCTGGTTGAGATAGGCGGAGAGAGCCGTCTCCCATTGTTCATACGTTTTGTGGACAAGACCAACTGGCTCCGGGAAGAATTTGTCGGATTTCTGCCTTTTGAAGGTGATGTGGAGGCTATCACCAAGAGGCTTATCGGTGAAGTGACCGAGAAATGTGGCCTGGACATGCAGTACTGCAGAGGACAGGCATATTTGTGTTCTGGTGTGTCCGCTATGAAGGTCAAAGCAGTGGTGGCCAGAATAGCTGAGTTACACCCGCTAGCAGTTCTCACCCCTTGTTCCAGTTGCTCTCTAAACATCTGCCTGGCAAACACAATGACCTTCACAGGAGTGCATCTCGTCATGTCTACCCTGAAAAAGCTGGATGTATTTTTCAGTAAGTCACCATTGTTACAAAATCAGCTGGAAAGTGCTATTTCAATCTACTACCAGGGAAACGAAGAAAAGGCCAATGTCCTCAAAGGGGCCTGTTACTCGAAATGGACCGAGCAGCATGATACATTCGAAGTAGCTGTCGACCTCCTGGAGTCTCTCCTGCTTTGCATGGATAGCATCCATGATAATGAAGATCACAAATGGAGCGATGAAGTGGCACACAACGCCTTTGTCATATCTGAGGCACTGGCCGATTTTGAATTTGTCATGACGTTAGTGGTGCTGAAGAACACACTTTCCTTCTCCAGAGCCTTTGGTAAGAATCTGCAAGGCCAAACGAACGAGGTCTTCTTCGCATCTAGCAGTCTAACTGCGGTTCTGCATTCGCTGAATGAAGTTTACGAGAATATCGAGGTCTACCATGAGTTCTGGTTTGAGGAGGCTGTTAACCTGGCTGCAGCTCTTGAAATCCCAGTGAAAGTACCCAGGCTGTACTTCAGAAAACGACCGACGTCTGGTGAGGAAATCCAACCTGAGATCTACTATAAAGAGCAAGTCACCCTTCCAGTGGTCAGCCATGCGATTAAGGAGCTGTCTGATCTTTTCTCTGAAAATCATCTGAAGGCCCTGAAGTCCTTGTCACTTGTCCCGGCCATCATGGGACAGCTGAAGTTCAACACTGCAGAGGAGACCAGTGTAGACATTTATAAAGATGACTTGCTGAACCCAGACACCTTTCCTGCCGAGTTACACTGCTGGAAGATCAAATGGAAGCATGGCACTAAAGACGTTGTACTGCCATCAACCATCTACGAGACGCTTCAGCTGTCCGATGTGAAGTTCTTTCCCAACGTGTGTGCTCTCCTGAAAGTCCTGTACAATCTGCCAGTCTTTGCTCTGACAAATGACAAATGCAGCACTGCGAAACAACGACTGACAGCGTACCTGGAAGATACAcctgtgcatcacagaaacaaGAGCATGGCTCTCTTCTATATTAACTGTGCTATTAAGCATGATTTGGACAGCATGGTGGAGAAATACTTGAAAATGTATCCAGATAGTGAGCCGTCAGAGAATCGTGATTGA